One Rhinoraja longicauda isolate Sanriku21f chromosome 44, sRhiLon1.1, whole genome shotgun sequence DNA segment encodes these proteins:
- the LOC144612418 gene encoding phosphatidylinositol 4-phosphate 5-kinase type-1 alpha-like isoform X4, with protein MAAEGSGASTELRLWYWQLLERVRGISSRRAPSTEMAGSSHSMSLKKIGHRGVDSTGETTYKKTTSSALRGAIQLGITHTVGSLSTKPERDVLMQDFYVVESIFFPSEGSNLTPAHHYSDFRFKTYAPVAFRYFRELFGIRPDDYLYSLCNEALFELSNPGASGSVFYVSADDEFIIKTVQHKEAEFLQKLLPGYYMNLNQNPRTLLPKFFGLYCIQSGGNNIRLVVMNNLLPRVMKMHLKYDLKGSTYKRRASQKERDKSRPTFKDLDFLHDIPDGLYLDTDMHSALCKTIQRDCLVLQSFKIMDYSLLVGVHNMDSARREKETERQQGSSDVGHSDLRRPVGQRSLYSTAYEAIQGESRLGDTGETDEQMGGIPARNSKGESLLLYIGIIDILQSYRFIKKLEHSWKALVHDGDTVSVHRPGFYAERFQRFMCSTVFKKIPLKPSPSKKSRLGVTSMRRPATGGSGQPPSSLTEESKGQVPTKEITQAIIEPGAYRGRPDILPRTPPLDEAASDSAATTLSSSSLAEPGALDSTGANSPVTRPPGLDTHTTETEQYPNALAASSAESDQDGM; from the exons AGCTGCGCCTTTGGTATTGGCAGCTTCTGGAGCGGGTACGAG GAATATCTTCCAGAAGGGCACCATCCACTGAG ATGGCTGGTTCTTCTCACAGCATGTCGTTGAAAAAGATAGGTCACAGAGGAGTGGACTCGACTGGTGAAACTACGTACAAAAAG ACAACATCCTCAGCCCTCAGAGGTGCCATTCAGTTGGGGATTACACACACTGTGGGGAGCCTCAGCACCAAGCCCGAGCGAGATGTTCTCATGCAGGACTTCTATGTGGTGGAGAGCATCTTCTTCCCCAG TGAAGGGAGTAACTTGACACCAGCGCATCACTACTCTGATTTCCGGTTCAAGACCTATGCTCCTGTGGCATTCCGTTATTTTCGGGAGCTCTTCGGTATTCGACCAGATGATTATTTG TATTCTCTGTGTAACGAAGCGCTGTTTGAGCTAAGTAACCCAGGTGCTAGTGGTTCTGTTTTCTATGTGTCTGCTGATGATGAGTTTATCATTAAAACGGTTCAGCACAAGGAAGCGGAGTTCTTGCAGAAACTACTACCTGGGTATTACATG AACTTGAACCAGAATCCTCGCACATTGTTGCCCAAGTTCTTTGGGCTCTATTGCATCCAATCAGGGGGGAACAATATTCGACTAGTTGTCATGAACAACCTGCTTCCTCGAGTGATGAAAATGCACCTGAAATATGACTTGAAAGGATCTACTTACAAGCGCAGAGCGTCCCAGAAAGAGCGTGACAAGTCACGACCAACATTCAAAGACCTAGACTTTCTCCATGATATTCCAGATGGTCTTTACTTGGATACTGACATGCATAGTGCCTTATGTAAAACTATTCAAAGGGACTGTTTA GTGTTACAGAGCTTTAAAATCATGGACTACAGTTTGCTAGTCGGGGTTCATAACATGGATAGCGCCAGACGGGAGAAGGAGACTGAGAGACAGCAAGGTAGCTCCGATGTTGGGCACTCGGACTTACGAAGGCCGGTGGGCCAAAGATCCCTTTACTCCACTGCATATGAGGCCATCCAAGGTGAATCGCGACTGGGAGACACCGGTGAAACAGATGAACA AATGGGAGGTATTCCAGCTCGGAACTCCAAAGGGGAGAGCCTCTTGCTGTACATCGGCATCATAGATATCTTGCAGTCCTACAG ATTTATAAAAAAGTTGGAACATTCTTGGAAGGCTCTTGTACATGATGGA GATACGGTGTCTGTGCACAGACCTGGTTTCTATGCTGAACGTTTTCAACGATTCATGTGCAGCACAGTTTTCAAGAAAATACCAC TCAAACCGTCCCCATCGAAGAAAAGCAGACTCGGTGTGACGTCAATGAGGCGGCCTGCAACAGGGGGTTCTGGGCAGCCACCTTCATCCTTGACTGAGGAAAGCAAAGGCCAGGTGCCTACCAAGGAGATCACTCAGGCCATAATAGAACCAG GAGCATATCGGGGTCGGCCTGACATCCTACCCAGGACTCCGCCGCTGGATGAGGCTGCCAGCGACTCGGCAGCCACAACCTTGTCTAGTTCTTCCCTTGCTGAGCCTGGAGCGTTGGACAGCACCGGAGCAAACTCCCCAGTTACAAG